In one Vibrio sp. VB16 genomic region, the following are encoded:
- a CDS encoding outer membrane beta-barrel protein has translation MKKTLLVLALASFATSVSADSLIYGGAMVGQSDYSGETATSAEIHIGTGLLPFIGVEAGYIDHGTFDIGADEFSADSIYAAIRPSMDFGPLHVYGRVGAHSWNSEFGTVKDDGVDPMYGVGLEYFVFGPLAVGAAYHVYKMDNDDVKNLSLTATFHFL, from the coding sequence ATGAAAAAGACTTTATTAGTCCTAGCATTAGCTAGTTTTGCAACATCAGTGTCTGCTGATTCACTGATTTATGGTGGAGCGATGGTAGGTCAGTCTGATTATAGTGGTGAAACGGCGACATCGGCCGAGATTCACATAGGTACAGGTTTACTACCATTCATTGGTGTTGAAGCTGGTTATATTGACCATGGGACATTCGATATTGGTGCAGACGAGTTCTCTGCGGATTCAATATACGCGGCTATTCGACCAAGTATGGATTTCGGACCACTTCATGTTTATGGGCGTGTTGGTGCTCATTCTTGGAATTCAGAATTTGGTACGGTGAAAGATGATGGTGTCGATCCTATGTACGGTGTTGGTCTTGAATACTTCGTATTTGGTCCTCTTGCCGTTGGTGCGGCATACCATGTCTATAAGATGGACAACGACGACGTTAAAAACCTATCGTTGACCGCGACGTTCCATTTTTTATAA
- the hrpA gene encoding ATP-dependent RNA helicase HrpA, translating to MTSSQSKSQSHGVENEKNRHNSAAQLRNALKDCLIKDRFRLSKRIHGASRIKNAHSMNAVFDEITLDIAKSMMKVQQRQSNSATIDFPEQLPVSQKRADIAKAIAENQVVIVAGETGSGKTTQLPKICSELGRGKYGLIGHTQPRRLAARSVANRIAEEMETELGEFVGYKVRFNDQISDNTQIKLMTDGILLAEIQHDRFLNQYDTIIIDEAHERSLNIDFILGYLRELLPRRPDLKVIITSATIDPERFSKHFFNAPIIEVSGRTFPVETRYRPLNSDDADDRDQLEGIFEAVDELVDEGLGDILIFMNGEREIRDTADALSKRNLRDTEIVPLYARLSSGEQNKIFQPHAGRRIVLATNVAETSLTVPGIKCVIDPGTARISRYSYRTKVQRLPIEAISQASANQRKGRCGRVEEGICIRLYSEEDFESRPEFTDPEILRTNLASVILQMTALGLGDIQAFPFVEAPDKRNILDGVRLLEELGAMNASSSDTKKQLTAIGRQVARLPIDPRLARMVIEAPLFGCLKEVMIIASALSIQDPRERPSDNKQSSDEKHRRFFDKESDFVTLINLWNYIQEKQKELSSNQFRKQCKQDYLNYLRIREWQDVYFQLHQSMREMDTKLNDKPGDYQGIHSALLVGLLSHIGVKDQEKNEYQGARNARFHIFPASGLFKKQPKWVISAELVETSKLWGRVVAKIQPEWIEPLAKHLIKRTYSEPHWSKKQGAVMASEKVMLYGIPIVPKRLVNYDSIDPVVCREIFIRSALVEGEWETRHAFFKNNRKLLLEVEELEHKSRRRDILVDDDELFEFYDQRVETDVVSARHFDSWWKKTSKTNPELLNFEREMLFRGDASHITDLDYPNFWHHNNIKLKLSYQFEPGDDTDGVTVHIPLPILNQIDNSGYDWQIPGLRKELVISLIKSLPKTLRRNFVPAPNYADAFLARVTPFEAPLLDSLEKELRRITGVEVLRDDWKLDQIPEHLKITFRAVDQHRRKLKEHKDLHELKESLKEQVQKTLSQVADDDIEQQGLHTWSFGELPKVYQQKRGGFEVKAFPAIVDGKDSVEIKLFETEHEQESAMKAGQRRLILLNVPSPIKYLHANLPNKSKLGLYFNPYGKVMDLIDDCIACGIDKLIEKKGGLVWDNDQFELQKEFVRAELGDTVVDIAKQVETILTTAFNINKKLKGKIDFTMAFALSDIKSQVEGLIFKGFATECGWKKLPDILRYLKAIERRMEKLPIDPNRDRLQMLKVEAVYNDYRELLNKIPKGVVIPDNVKEIRWMLEELRVSFFAQQLGTPYPVSDKRIKNAIGSC from the coding sequence ATCGCACGGCGTTGAGAACGAAAAAAACAGACACAACAGTGCAGCGCAACTAAGAAATGCACTGAAAGATTGCTTGATAAAGGATAGATTTAGATTATCTAAGCGTATTCATGGTGCTAGCCGCATTAAAAACGCACATTCAATGAATGCGGTTTTTGATGAGATAACACTCGATATTGCTAAGTCTATGATGAAGGTGCAACAGCGTCAGTCAAACAGTGCAACCATCGATTTTCCAGAACAACTACCGGTTAGTCAAAAAAGAGCAGATATAGCGAAAGCCATCGCTGAGAATCAGGTTGTTATTGTCGCTGGGGAAACAGGTTCGGGTAAAACCACACAGCTTCCAAAGATATGCAGTGAGTTAGGCCGGGGGAAATACGGTTTAATAGGTCATACGCAACCGCGTCGTTTGGCGGCTCGCTCAGTTGCCAACCGAATAGCCGAAGAGATGGAAACCGAGCTCGGTGAATTTGTTGGTTATAAAGTTAGATTTAATGATCAAATTTCCGACAATACCCAGATAAAATTAATGACTGACGGTATCTTGTTAGCGGAAATTCAGCATGATCGATTTCTTAATCAATACGACACTATTATTATCGATGAGGCGCATGAACGCAGTCTTAATATCGATTTTATACTCGGTTATCTTCGAGAGTTGCTCCCACGGCGCCCCGACTTAAAAGTCATTATCACGTCAGCAACCATCGACCCAGAACGCTTTTCTAAACACTTTTTTAATGCACCGATCATTGAAGTGTCAGGTCGAACTTTCCCTGTGGAAACTCGATATCGACCGCTAAATAGCGATGACGCGGATGATCGAGACCAGCTTGAGGGCATTTTTGAAGCGGTAGATGAACTCGTAGACGAAGGTTTAGGGGATATTCTTATCTTCATGAACGGTGAACGAGAGATAAGGGATACCGCTGATGCTTTATCGAAAAGAAACCTCCGTGATACGGAAATCGTACCTCTCTATGCAAGGCTATCCTCTGGCGAGCAAAATAAGATATTTCAACCTCATGCGGGGCGAAGGATTGTTCTTGCTACCAACGTGGCAGAGACTTCTTTAACCGTACCGGGTATAAAATGTGTTATCGACCCTGGTACGGCACGTATCAGTCGATATAGCTACAGAACAAAGGTTCAACGTTTACCGATAGAAGCCATTTCTCAAGCAAGTGCCAATCAACGTAAAGGACGTTGCGGGCGTGTAGAGGAAGGGATCTGTATTCGACTGTACTCAGAAGAAGATTTCGAATCCCGTCCCGAGTTTACCGACCCAGAGATTCTGCGTACTAACCTTGCTTCCGTTATCTTGCAAATGACCGCTTTAGGGCTAGGTGATATTCAAGCATTCCCGTTTGTGGAAGCACCGGATAAACGCAATATATTGGACGGTGTGCGTCTGCTTGAAGAGCTAGGCGCGATGAACGCAAGCAGCAGTGATACCAAAAAACAGTTAACCGCAATAGGTCGCCAAGTCGCCCGCCTTCCTATTGACCCTCGTTTAGCGCGAATGGTGATAGAAGCGCCCCTGTTTGGTTGCCTGAAAGAGGTGATGATTATCGCTTCTGCGCTCTCAATCCAAGACCCAAGAGAGCGTCCATCTGACAATAAACAGTCGTCAGATGAAAAACATCGTCGTTTCTTTGACAAAGAGTCTGATTTTGTCACGTTGATCAACCTGTGGAATTATATTCAGGAGAAGCAGAAAGAACTCTCTTCGAATCAATTCAGAAAGCAGTGTAAACAAGACTATTTAAACTATCTTCGAATCCGAGAGTGGCAAGATGTTTATTTTCAGCTTCATCAATCCATGCGGGAAATGGATACCAAACTAAATGACAAACCGGGCGATTATCAGGGGATCCATAGTGCATTGCTTGTTGGTTTGCTTTCTCATATTGGTGTGAAGGATCAGGAAAAGAATGAGTATCAAGGTGCTCGTAATGCGCGATTCCATATTTTCCCTGCTTCTGGTTTATTTAAGAAACAGCCAAAGTGGGTGATATCGGCAGAGCTGGTTGAGACTTCTAAGCTGTGGGGACGGGTTGTTGCGAAAATCCAACCTGAATGGATAGAGCCCTTAGCAAAACACCTGATAAAGCGCACCTATAGTGAACCGCATTGGTCCAAAAAACAAGGTGCTGTAATGGCATCGGAAAAAGTGATGCTTTATGGCATTCCTATCGTGCCTAAAAGGCTGGTGAACTACGATTCTATCGACCCAGTAGTATGTAGAGAGATATTTATACGTAGCGCTTTAGTCGAAGGTGAATGGGAAACCAGACATGCCTTTTTCAAAAACAACCGCAAGTTGTTACTCGAAGTTGAAGAGCTGGAACACAAATCTCGTCGTAGAGATATCCTAGTTGATGATGACGAACTGTTTGAATTCTATGACCAACGCGTTGAAACGGATGTCGTATCTGCAAGGCATTTTGACAGTTGGTGGAAAAAAACCAGCAAAACGAATCCAGAATTACTTAACTTTGAAAGAGAGATGTTGTTTAGAGGTGATGCTAGCCACATAACCGATCTGGATTACCCGAATTTTTGGCATCACAACAACATCAAGTTGAAACTGAGTTATCAATTTGAACCGGGTGACGATACAGATGGCGTTACAGTGCATATACCGTTGCCTATACTCAACCAAATCGACAACTCCGGATATGATTGGCAAATTCCCGGCTTACGAAAAGAATTGGTCATTAGTTTAATCAAATCGCTGCCTAAAACGCTGAGACGAAATTTTGTGCCAGCGCCAAACTACGCGGATGCATTTTTGGCTCGTGTCACGCCGTTTGAAGCCCCGTTACTGGACTCTCTAGAAAAAGAGTTACGCCGTATTACCGGTGTAGAAGTATTAAGAGATGATTGGAAGTTGGATCAAATTCCGGAGCATTTAAAGATAACGTTTCGTGCAGTAGACCAGCATCGACGTAAACTGAAAGAACATAAGGATTTGCACGAACTTAAAGAGAGCCTTAAAGAGCAAGTGCAGAAGACGCTTTCACAGGTTGCTGATGACGATATTGAACAGCAAGGTTTGCATACATGGAGTTTTGGTGAGCTTCCGAAGGTGTATCAGCAAAAAAGAGGGGGGTTCGAAGTAAAAGCCTTTCCTGCAATTGTCGATGGCAAAGATAGTGTAGAAATTAAGCTTTTTGAAACAGAACATGAACAAGAGTCTGCAATGAAAGCAGGCCAGCGACGATTGATACTGTTAAACGTACCATCGCCTATTAAGTATTTGCACGCAAACCTCCCGAATAAATCCAAGCTAGGGTTGTATTTCAATCCCTACGGTAAAGTAATGGATTTGATTGATGACTGTATTGCTTGTGGAATAGACAAGCTTATCGAGAAAAAAGGTGGGCTGGTTTGGGATAACGATCAATTTGAGCTTCAGAAAGAGTTTGTTCGCGCTGAGCTCGGGGATACGGTTGTTGATATTGCGAAACAAGTTGAAACAATCTTGACGACAGCATTTAATATCAATAAGAAGCTGAAAGGTAAGATTGATTTTACGATGGCGTTTGCATTATCGGACATAAAGTCTCAGGTTGAAGGGTTGATTTTCAAAGGGTTTGCCACAGAATGTGGGTGGAAAAAACTGCCGGATATTCTTCGTTACTTAAAAGCGATTGAGAGACGAATGGAAAAGCTGCCTATTGACCCTAATCGAGATCGTCTGCAGATGTTAAAAGTAGAAGCGGTTTATAATGATTATCGTGAACTTCTCAATAAAATACCGAAAGGTGTGGTGATTCCTGATAATGTTAAAGAGATCCGTTGGATGCTGGAAGAGTTACGGGTGAGTTTCTTCGCTCAGCAACTCGGTACACCTTATCCTGTGTCTGATAAGAGAATAAAAAATGCGATAGGGTCATGTTAG
- a CDS encoding 3-keto-5-aminohexanoate cleavage protein: protein MELGMENDNNKIAIIVAPNGARKTRLDHPALPITVDQIVKEVLACRDAGAAMVHLHARDNNGKHSLAIDDNIQLMDAVTAAVGDSIIVQLTTEAIGMYTPKQQMELIRHTQPEAASFGLKELIPDDSYLDKAKSFFQWVADVGMIAQYILYSVDDIALYFSLLKSGVLPNKNHHTLLVLGRYHKALQSSPRDLVPFLTDELLDNSHRWAVCAFGVQEQKCLVSAMLLGADVRVGFENNHLNNLGLIAKNNASQVDNIKELTDLLGINRHNAHSYRNALTD, encoded by the coding sequence ATGGAGCTAGGCATGGAAAATGACAACAATAAAATCGCCATTATTGTCGCTCCCAATGGCGCGAGAAAAACTCGACTAGACCACCCCGCTCTACCTATCACGGTAGATCAAATCGTTAAAGAGGTGCTCGCCTGTCGAGACGCAGGCGCCGCAATGGTTCATCTACATGCGCGAGATAATAATGGTAAGCATTCATTAGCCATCGACGACAACATTCAGCTAATGGACGCCGTTACTGCAGCGGTAGGTGACAGCATCATTGTTCAGCTCACGACAGAAGCCATTGGTATGTATACGCCAAAGCAACAAATGGAATTAATAAGGCACACCCAACCTGAAGCAGCATCATTTGGTTTAAAAGAGCTTATACCAGATGACTCTTATTTGGATAAAGCTAAGTCGTTTTTCCAATGGGTGGCTGACGTTGGCATGATCGCGCAGTACATACTCTATAGCGTTGACGATATTGCCCTTTATTTTTCATTGCTCAAAAGCGGTGTTTTGCCGAATAAAAACCACCATACACTGCTTGTTTTAGGTCGATACCACAAGGCATTGCAGTCTTCACCAAGGGATCTAGTTCCATTTCTTACCGACGAGTTGTTGGATAACTCTCATAGATGGGCCGTATGCGCTTTTGGCGTACAAGAGCAAAAATGTTTGGTATCTGCTATGCTTTTAGGTGCCGATGTTCGAGTAGGATTCGAAAATAATCATCTTAATAATCTGGGGCTTATCGCAAAAAATAATGCTTCACAAGTTGATAACATTAAGGAGCTAACAGATTTACTTGGAATAAATAGGCATAATGCGCACAGTTATCGCAATGCGTTAACAGATTAA
- a CDS encoding aspartate aminotransferase family protein, with translation MSHVFHRHCHTNLPHVSHGVGVYLYDNEGKQYLDGCGGAAVSNLGHSHPAIKEAIKHQLDTIPYAHTGFFTSDVCEELATLISDLAPASLNHVYFVSGGSEAVESALKMARQYFVEKGQTDKSQFIARRQSYHGNTLGALSVGGNEWRREPFRPLLNNAHHISPCYAYRDQAREETELDYSIRVANKLETTILEVGPENIMAFVAEPVVGATAGAVPATDGYFKRIRQICDKYDVLLILDEVMCGAGRTGTFFAFEQDDIIPDLVTMAKGLGAGYQPIGAVVASDEIYDTIANGSGFFQHGHTFMGHPMACASALATIKTIINDQLLAKVTDLGSKLKQKLEDALLPLPYVGDIRGRGLFLAIELVANKEDKSPLAVSTQANKTIKQAAMKNGLMCYPMAGTIDGKRGHHILIAPPFIIEETQLDELVDKLKLSLQEASSTWS, from the coding sequence ATGAGTCACGTATTCCACAGACATTGCCATACAAATCTGCCACATGTCTCGCATGGTGTTGGTGTCTACCTCTATGATAACGAGGGCAAACAATATCTCGATGGATGTGGTGGTGCTGCCGTATCTAATTTGGGTCACAGCCACCCTGCTATCAAAGAGGCAATTAAACATCAACTCGATACTATTCCTTATGCTCATACGGGATTTTTTACCAGTGACGTATGTGAAGAGCTAGCCACATTAATTTCTGACCTTGCCCCGGCATCTCTCAACCATGTCTATTTTGTCAGTGGAGGTTCTGAGGCCGTCGAATCTGCCTTAAAAATGGCTCGGCAATACTTTGTTGAGAAAGGCCAAACAGATAAAAGCCAGTTTATCGCAAGGCGCCAAAGCTATCACGGTAATACATTAGGCGCGTTATCTGTGGGTGGTAATGAATGGCGACGAGAGCCATTTAGGCCATTGCTCAATAATGCACATCACATTAGTCCTTGTTACGCCTACCGTGACCAAGCAAGAGAAGAAACAGAGCTCGACTACTCCATTCGCGTTGCTAATAAGCTTGAGACTACAATCCTAGAAGTTGGGCCAGAGAACATTATGGCTTTTGTTGCGGAACCCGTGGTAGGTGCCACAGCCGGAGCGGTGCCTGCTACAGATGGTTACTTCAAGAGAATTCGACAGATATGCGATAAATATGACGTATTGCTGATCCTTGACGAAGTAATGTGTGGTGCTGGTCGTACCGGAACCTTCTTTGCTTTCGAACAAGACGACATCATTCCAGATCTTGTGACTATGGCGAAAGGACTAGGCGCCGGCTATCAGCCTATTGGTGCTGTCGTGGCAAGCGATGAAATCTATGACACGATTGCCAATGGGAGTGGTTTTTTTCAGCACGGGCACACTTTTATGGGGCATCCCATGGCTTGCGCTTCAGCACTAGCCACCATAAAAACCATCATCAACGACCAATTACTCGCTAAAGTAACTGATTTAGGTAGTAAACTTAAACAAAAACTTGAGGATGCTTTGTTGCCATTACCCTACGTAGGAGACATACGAGGTCGTGGGCTATTTTTGGCTATTGAGTTGGTTGCCAACAAAGAAGATAAAAGCCCTTTAGCCGTATCTACCCAAGCGAATAAGACTATCAAACAAGCCGCAATGAAAAATGGACTAATGTGTTATCCCATGGCAGGAACAATAGACGGGAAACGGGGCCACCATATATTGATCGCCCCTCCATTTATCATCGAAGAGACACAACTGGACGAACTTGTAGACAAACTGAAACTGTCCCTACAAGAAGCATCGTCGACATGGAGCTAG
- a CDS encoding TAXI family TRAP transporter solute-binding subunit, protein MGASFAVSAADQFVTIGTGGVTGVYYPTGGAICRLVNKSKKEHGIRCSVESTGGSIYNVNTIRAGELDLGIAQSDWQYHAYNGTSKFADVGPFKELRAVFSIHPEPFTVVARADSGIKTFADLKGKRVNIGNPGSGQRGTVEVLMERYGWTKDDFKLASELKASEQSKALCDNKIDAMVYVVGHPSGAIKEATTSCDSVIVSVNGKEVDGLLADNSFYRTATVPGGMYTGNDADVETFGVGATFVSSTSVSDDVVYAIVKAVFENFSTFKKLHPAFANLKKEEMIKDGLSAPLHPGAIKYYKEAGLLK, encoded by the coding sequence ATGGGTGCCTCTTTTGCTGTCAGTGCAGCCGATCAGTTCGTCACAATCGGTACTGGTGGCGTAACTGGGGTTTACTACCCAACAGGTGGCGCAATTTGTCGCCTCGTTAACAAATCTAAGAAAGAACATGGTATTCGCTGTTCTGTAGAGAGTACTGGTGGTTCAATCTATAACGTCAACACTATCCGTGCTGGTGAACTGGATCTTGGTATTGCTCAATCTGATTGGCAGTATCATGCATACAATGGTACAAGCAAGTTTGCTGATGTTGGTCCATTTAAGGAACTTCGTGCTGTATTCTCGATTCACCCAGAACCGTTTACTGTTGTTGCCCGTGCTGATTCCGGCATCAAAACATTCGCAGACCTAAAAGGTAAGCGAGTTAACATTGGTAATCCAGGTTCAGGTCAGCGCGGTACAGTAGAAGTATTAATGGAAAGATACGGTTGGACAAAAGATGACTTTAAGTTGGCTTCAGAGCTAAAAGCTTCGGAACAATCTAAAGCACTTTGTGACAACAAAATCGATGCAATGGTATACGTAGTTGGTCATCCGAGCGGTGCAATCAAAGAAGCAACAACGTCTTGTGATAGCGTTATCGTTTCCGTAAATGGTAAAGAAGTAGATGGCCTACTAGCAGACAACAGCTTCTACCGTACTGCAACAGTACCAGGTGGCATGTATACAGGTAACGATGCTGACGTAGAGACCTTCGGTGTTGGTGCTACTTTTGTATCTTCAACGTCTGTTTCTGACGATGTTGTGTATGCTATTGTGAAAGCAGTATTTGAAAACTTCAGTACCTTTAAGAAGCTTCACCCTGCATTTGCGAACCTGAAGAAAGAAGAAATGATCAAAGACGGTCTTTCTGCCCCTCTTCACCCAGGCGCTATAAAGTACTACAAAGAAGCCGGTCTTCTTAAGTAA